From a single Candidatus Acidulodesulfobacterium acidiphilum genomic region:
- a CDS encoding rubredoxin — protein MKWKCSVCGYIHDGDSAPDTCPKCGAPKEKFEKVAADVEQLIDRSRKTNQLHMDLTHVLTKVLKIAEDGINDNLDPNCLILFQKAKKAAFELRQMSKAEIVAHINKQKWG, from the coding sequence ATGAAATGGAAATGTTCAGTATGCGGCTACATTCACGATGGAGACTCTGCTCCTGATACTTGCCCAAAATGCGGAGCGCCAAAAGAAAAATTTGAAAAAGTCGCTGCAGACGTTGAGCAATTAATTGACCGCTCTAGAAAAACTAATCAGCTGCATATGGATCTTACCCATGTACTCACTAAAGTTTTAAAAATTGCCGAAGACGGAATAAACGATAATCTTGATCCTAATTGCCTTATTTTGTTTCAAAAAGCAAAAAAAGCCGCATTTGAACTTAGACAAATGTCTAAAGCAGAAATAGTTGCACATATTAACAAACAGAAATGGGGTTGA